From one Bacillus sp. FJAT-42376 genomic stretch:
- a CDS encoding type II toxin-antitoxin system SpoIISA family toxin: protein MILFYQCLVWLVIFMLVFYGVSHWIWEEKVKKASESIRKTWYLLYLLGAVIFWTIHPDSLFTEWKNYLIVFTVFILVDAFLFLGMYIKKLGVNELERHTEVLEENARLVQENNHRLKTFASLLQNVSINLYQGGLTEYMLGLNELIDSFAKKNDLSSSFHSFDTDEEKEQLLGVIERKGSIRSALERNEIVYRPEEKSALIPIEIQSVTFVLKIKASADEINEADCLLFLSLIHMYDIIY from the coding sequence ATGATCCTGTTCTACCAATGCCTTGTCTGGCTAGTGATTTTTATGCTTGTCTTTTATGGGGTTTCCCATTGGATTTGGGAAGAAAAGGTCAAAAAAGCCTCTGAATCAATCAGAAAAACCTGGTACCTTCTTTATCTCCTGGGGGCCGTTATTTTTTGGACAATTCATCCGGATTCCCTTTTTACCGAATGGAAAAACTATCTCATTGTTTTTACTGTTTTCATTCTTGTCGATGCCTTCCTTTTTCTCGGAATGTACATTAAGAAGCTTGGGGTAAATGAATTGGAGAGGCACACCGAAGTATTAGAAGAAAATGCAAGACTTGTACAGGAGAACAATCACCGGTTAAAAACATTTGCCAGTCTTTTGCAGAACGTATCCATTAACTTGTATCAGGGCGGACTTACTGAATATATGCTGGGGCTGAATGAGCTAATTGATTCCTTTGCAAAAAAAAATGATCTGTCATCCTCTTTCCACTCTTTTGATACAGACGAAGAAAAGGAACAGCTTCTCGGAGTCATCGAGAGAAAAGGCAGTATTCGCTCAGCCCTTGAACGCAATGAAATCGTCTATCGTCCTGAAGAAAAATCCGCTTTAATTCCGATTGAAATACAGAGTGTGACCTTCGTTCTGAAAATCAAGGCTTCTGCTGATGAAATCAACGAAGCGGATTGTCTCCTTTTTCTTTCCTTAATTCATATGTATGATATAATTTATTAA